From Nicotiana tabacum cultivar K326 chromosome 22, ASM71507v2, whole genome shotgun sequence, one genomic window encodes:
- the LOC107763048 gene encoding tetraketide alpha-pyrone reductase 2-like, which translates to MDRRRKRKKQEMAEYCVTGGTGFIAACLIKALLHKGHIVRTTVRDPDNVEKVGFLWELEGAKERLKIMKADLLVEGSFDDAIQGVDGVFHTASPVSVPYDDNVEKTLIDPSVKGTLNVLNSCKKASKLKRLVLTSSCSAIRYRDDAQQVSPLNESHWSDLQYCQRYNLWYPYAKAIAEKEAWRVAKECGIDLVVVNPSFVVGPLLAPQPTSTLLIILAIVKGVLGEYPNKRLGFVHIEDVVAAHILVMEEQKASGRYICSNSVQHMSQIIDMLRTKYPSYPFENKCSNQEGEDMPHSMDTSKITELGLPPLKTLTRMFDDCIKSFQEKGFL; encoded by the exons ATGGAtcggagaagaaaaagaaagaaacaagaaatggCAGAATATTGTGTAACAGGGGGTACAGGTTTCATTGCGGCTTGCCTTATTAAGGCCCTACTACATAAAGGTCACATCGTAAGAACCACTGTTCGTGATCCAG ATAATGTAGAGAAAGTGGGGTTCTTGTGGGAGCTAGAGGGTGCTAAAGAGAGGCTCAAGATAATGAAAGCTGATCTTCTAGTTGAAGGTAGCTTTGACGATGCTATTCAGGGAGTTGACGGAGTCTTTCATACTGCTTCACCCGTATCTGTTCCTTACGATGACAATGTTGAG AAAACACTGATTGATCCAAGCGTAAAGGGTACTTTGAATGTCCTGAATTCATGCAAAAAAGCAAGCAAGTTGAAGAGGCTTGTGTTGACATCATCTTGCTCTGCAATCAGATACAGAGATGATGCCCAACAAGTTTCCCCTCTCAATGAATCCCACTGGAGTGACCTTCAATATTGCCAAAGATACAAT CTATGGTATCCTTATGCTAAGGCTATAGCAGAAAAAGAAGCGTGGAGAGTAGCCAAGGAATGTGGTATCGATTTGGTGGTGGTAAATCCATCCTTCGTTGTGGGTCCTTTGCTTGCTCCTCAGCCCACCAGTACATTGCTTATCATATTGGCCATTGTTAAAG GTGTGCTTGGAGAGTATCCCAACAAAAGGTTGGGATTTGTTCATATTGAGGATGTAGTGGCAGCTCATATTTTAGTAATGGAGGAACAAAAAGCTTCAGGTAGATACATATGTTCAAACTCAGTGCAACACATGTCACAGATCATTGACATGTTAAGGACCAAGTATCCATCTTATCCTTTTGAGAATAA gtGTAGCAACCAAGAAGGAGAAGACATGCCACATAGCATGGACACCAGCAAGATAACTGAATTGGGGCTCCCTCCTCTAAAGACTCTCACTCGAATGTTTGATGATTGCATTAAGAGTTTCCAAGAAAAGGGATTCCTATGA